The following nucleotide sequence is from Triticum dicoccoides isolate Atlit2015 ecotype Zavitan chromosome 7B, WEW_v2.0, whole genome shotgun sequence.
tatccccctcttattctggcattcggtagttcagtccaccgatatggccctttacacatatacccatgcatatgtagtgtagctccttgcttgcgagtactttggatgagtactcacggttgcttttctccctcttttcccctttcccttctacctggttgtcgcaaccagatgctggagccctggagccagacgccaccgtcgacgacgactactacactggaggtgcctactactacgtgcaggctgttgacgacggccaggagtagttaggaggatcccaggaaggaggcctgcgcctctttcaatctgtatcccagtttgtgctagccttcttaaggcaacttgtttaacttatgtctgtactcagatattgttgcttctgctgactcgtctatgatcgagcacttgtattcgagccctcgaggcccctggcttgtattatgatgcttgtatgacttattttatttttagagttgtgttgtgatatcttcccgtgagtccctaatcttgatcatacacgtttgcgtgtatgattagtgtacgattaaatcgggggcgtcacacccccccccctctagtcaaccatatcgatcctttcaaagagTTGATCACGTTCCACAAGGACTTTGACCCGGAGATcgtggctcagttctttgcctcCATCCACTTCCACACGGACGAGGCATGAACCataacttggatgaccaatgggaagAGGATGTCTGCTATGTGGAAGGAATTCATGGACATACTGCACATTCTTGATGAGGGGCTTAATGTGCCCGTTGGTGTCCGCCCTCATGGCAACCCGGAGTCCGCAAACAAGAACAAGCTTAAACCCTACCTTGTGGAGAATAAGTTGGCCAATGGCAAGAAGACTTGTGTGCTCAACCCCTTCCTTGATGCCATGCAAcgaatcttccgcaacactctcttTCCGCGCATtagcgacaaggacaaggtgcatgcctatctCGTGGATATGATGCTTCTTTGTGAGAAGGCGCGTCTTCAAGTTCCTGGACCACTTGATGTttctcatatcatgtggtgtgagcttcggtttgcggtcttCAACCGCAAAGTGCCCATCTATGGACCATACTTGCAGCTCTTGATCTcacagacttgggagaagctctttcctcaagaaaattttcTTTCTCCAAACTAGGTTTGTCATGAGCCTATCAAGCTGCCCCAGAATAACAAGTGGGCCAATACCACTACCAAGGTTGAGGCTGCACGGATGGAGGTCGATGAGGAAGAtgctgaggaggaggtcgctgCTGATCGTTCTGAGGGGTTCGCTCCTCCCTCTGttgagccatcttgggctaagaagctcaaggCAAAGATGAAGGCTCTCCTTTGCATGCAGGCTAAGGGATAGTACAGGACCCATGTTGCTTATAAGGAGAGTCGCCagcgcgacaagaggatcttgaggacgttCGGAGAGCATGTTTCGAGCGGCGAGAGGAACATCACTCCTAAGGCTGCCTGGATGGTGAAGCAGGGCTACATGTggtctgagtctgaggaggagtccattCCCGCTGCTGACATCGATGAGGAGCTTGATGGGTGATCACTGCGGTGAGAGCTACCACCTGTGTCGTAGGtgccctctctgcctttttggtgtctcgatgccaaagggggagagagtgtaggatttgcgtgtcTCGTGTTGAGTCTTGTGTTGCTTTTCTTTCCTGCTTTCGTTTCGTTGAACCTTCGTGCTTTGGTTTGCGGTTGTGCTCGCGTGAAACCAGGAGactatcatatggtgtgagacatatgcactCAAGCTTATCTTATTGTCTAGTATGGTTAGTAGTATGTGCCCTTATCTTCATGCTCACCTTTTTTACCTTGCTTCTATTCTTAGTGTCACTTATATTGTTTCAAGGTTTGccatgtctataaaatatagggggagtggtgatcctagtatgtgtgtcgtgcagtccaaagcatatctacagagtgcacacatctagggggagcccgactatattttatagatgttgggtTTGCTTATGATCATTGTATATccttatgtgcaaatcccgtattgtcatcaatccaccaagaagggggagattgtaagggcatattctccctatgtggttttggtgattgatgacaatgcatttgcgggctaatcgtgtgcattgagcatttcagatatctcatgtctaggcacaagacggttcggtgcccctcgaagcatatcgaagacggcgtttctctatatttcttttcggtggatttgagtcataggaaagccgtactattaagagggggtccacttcagaaaggttagggtggaatcatcacgtacacgtctgttcctttgcaccacctctCCCTCGCATCTTTGGAGCACCATCCGTTTTATCCGTGTCTTTGCAAATATGAAGGCCTCCGAGTGCTATAGGTTatgtggcatgcggtagtactgctcaagggagaagTAGTACCACagttgcccacggtagtaccgaccAGGGATGCGGTAGTACtgcatgagcggtagtaccgctcctggcaAGCAGTAGTATCGCGGCCTCCAGCCCAGAGCCCTGAAGCGCACGGAAGTAGGCGCGGAAGTGTTTTTTTACAGCCGCGCGCGtcatacgcggtagtaccgctccctgtgagcggtagtaccgtgccggactTTTACACAGACCGAAAATCAGCGAAAGTAGGCACGAATGTAATTTTATTAGTTCGTGCCTTCCCAGCCTAGTCGAATCTTCCCTTACGGTAGTACTGCAAGGgcgtgcggtagtaccactccggcgGTTCTACCACTCATCATTTTAATGCAACAAGATCTCGTCTGGGTACTGccgcacgagcggtagtaccgcacctcccagcggtagtaccgcaaccccttgcggtagtactgtgagttggtgcggtagtaccgcatgtcgtgggttgagttggtggataacagttggatattttcccccactatataaagggggtcttcttccccaagaagaccacctcttccctccccaagctccattgtttctcaaagctccattttcgcccgatctctctccctagccaatcaaacttgttgattttctagggattggttgagaaggccctgatctacacttccaccaagagaaattggttcccccactaatcccttgtggatcttgttactcttggatgtttgagcaccctagacggttgaggtcaccgcggagccatactccattgtggtgaagcttcgtggtgttgttgggagcctccaattaagttgtggagattgccccaaccttgtttgtaaaggttcagtcgccgccttcaagggcaccaatagtggaatcacggcatctcgcattgtgtgagggcatgaggagaatacggtggccctagtggcttcttggggagcattgtgcctccacatcgcttcaatggagacgtacttcccattaaagggaaggaacttcggtaacacatcctcgtcttcaccggctccacttttggttatctcttacctttacttgtgcaagcttatattgtgtagtatcccttgcttgcttatgtgcttgttttattgcatcatataggttgctcacctagttgcacatgtaCACAACCtaatttgatgcaaagtttaatttggtaaagaaatgctaaaaattgttagttgcctattcacccccccccccctctagtcaactatattgatcctttcaatacTAATATATCTCACCTCGGGTTTTATAAAGTATCGCGAAGCAAAAGGAATATCATGTGATAACCAAagtttcactcgaatatcattcgtgtgaGTATAGAGGTCAATATGGATATGCACGGTTCTGCTACTAATCATTGAACGGAAGGTGTTTCGGTCATGTATACATTTCACCGAACCTGCAGGGCCACACGCTTAACATCTAGTGGTCTGCTAGAAAGTTGTGAGATAAAGGAGAATGAGAGAATGGGCACCAAAAGAGTCGCGGGTTGTTCCAGAAGTGTTCTAGATGTTCCGAGAGGTCCCGGGAGGTTACGAAACCTTCCGGATAAATCTAAGGGTTCTTGGTGCGAGGAAACCTTGGCTGGGCCAAGGGGTAAGGCCCACGCGCCCTTAGGTCAGTGCACAATGTGGTTGCTTGGAGGGTAGGGCCCAgacaccagggtccctggcgtttCCCCTCTGGGTCAAACACCGGAGTCTAAAGTGTTCCCCGAAATGCCAGGAACCATGGCATTTTGTGCTGGAGTCCGATGAGACTCTTCCTCATGGTCCAAACCGACTATGGGAGACTCAAGGCCTCACtacctcaacatataaatagatggGTAGGGGCAACCCCTAGAACATATCAAAAGCCTTGGAGGTTGTCTCGATGCTGGCCCGCGCCCAGTTTCTCTTTCGCGTCTAGTTGATCTAAATGTGGACGCCGCTAGGCTACATCTGCCACTAGTTTTCTCAGCGACTCTTAGCTCTTGACGCCGAAGCTCTGTTGAATCACTAGTTCGGTACGTGTGTAATCTGTAGAAAGATTGTGCTTTCGATCTTTGTTCGAGGTGTCATTCCTGAAACAGTTCGACGGACTTCAAGTTCAATCTACGCCAACTCTTCTTTCGCTACAACTCAAAATTGGTAATGATCTGATCTAACCttgtatgcatcttcatagtgATCCTTGGATCTTGATCGTAGGTCAAACAATTTTTTTCTACTACATTTTCCAACAATAGACCCAAAAAAGGCACCACACGAGCTTGCGGGTGCGACGACTAGGTGGGCACAGCGACGGCCTGGTGCGACTAGACCTGGTGCGCCCACCAGGTCTGGTTCAGTGCACTCATGTTTAACTGGTTCGAGCTCgagaaaaaacagaaacaaaaccaCTGAAAATAAAAAAAACACCTACGTGGCTTGCCAAATGAGCATCAAATCGGGATCAATAGTAAAATTGAGGGTAATTTGTGTGGGGAGAGGGGCAAATGTGGGAGGAATCTTTAAATTAGGGGTACGAATGTGACCGGGTTGTCAATTTTGGGGTGATTTATGTTACTAGAGAAAACTGGTTCCATCAATGTTCATTGTCTTCTGTGTATTTCTTCCTTCGTGTGCTCGCGGGATGGGGATATGTGAGACGGGATCTTCTGCTAATTCCCCACGTCTGTTTATTCTTTCAGGAAAGGGTATAATGGAGGAGTGCAGCGATTCGACGctcaggctcatctgcacccgatCAGAAAATGATTCTTAaaaattttcaaatttttttgCATGGTAGATAATTTATTGCGTGAGGTCCACtctaattttcagatcatttggacatctaagtagctctcagcaaaaaatgCAAATCGGATCAGAACAGTACTTAAACAGTAAATTTTTTTACAGACCCCAAATTTGTATTTTTTGTCGAGAGATTCTCAGATGTCCGAATGATCTGAAAATTGGAGTGGACCTcatgcatcaaattatctaccatgcaagaaaaatggaaatttttgaatttttctaatatttgttttgattttttttcttcaacactggtgcagatgagcctgggctcaGAGATGGATATTCATATAACGGATCAGGATCCGTACCTACATCATATTAAAACAGGAACGAGTCCAGAATTATACTAGTGAATTCAGGTTTCTAGTAATGGAAATTGGAGAGGAAGCTCTCTTTATAAAAAAACAGTGAATCCAGGAAATGGGGTAATTCAAAACACACGCTAAAAAAACTTAAGATCTACCCTGAGGACGTATGTGGTTTGAAATCATTTATTTACTTTCTTTTCCCATTCCGGATAAGTAGAAGTGTAGTTTTCCcccaagaaaagaaagaaaaaaaaaagtagTTTTCCCACCGCTGACAGTACGTACCACATCTACTTCGTTCCAGGCAGTATTGTacctttttttcttttcaaaatcgAAAGAAAAAGAGTACCTTGTTGTCTCTACAAAAAGAAAAATCGCACCGTTCAAGAACAAAGACGCTCTGCAAGTTCAGAACCACAAGGGTGAAGCAGATTGAATCGGTGCACAGGATACATTCCCGGGTGAAGCAGACAGGTTATTCCTGTCAGGAGAATGATTCAATTTCAGCTAGCAGAATCTCAAGAGCTGCTGGGGTTTTCCTAAACCTATATCCCAATGCAAATTGTAGTTCTGAATCTCAAGAGGTGGGCTGTCAGGCGACGCTCAGGAGTCTTTCTCTTATCTTTCTCTACGCTGTATTGACATCCGGGTACCGCAACTCGGCGTGGGCTGAATTAGACCAGACAGTGAAAGAGTAAGAAATCATATCACATGCAATCTTTGGAGAAGATCTATGTAACTTAAATATCACTGTATTTATTGGATAATTGACGAAGATGACAGCTTATGTACAAAACCTGGAAAACAACCTGAATTTTGTATCATAAATATAACCAGAATTTGGTTTAAATGTTGTTcaaaaaatgtacaatatgtaAAATCAACCAGAAATCTGTATCTTCTCTTTAAGGCTGAGAACACATAACTTGACTGAGTTGGGTTTCTGAGTTTGAAATGGGGAAATTTAATTATCTGTGCCAGTCATATGAAACCAAAAATTTCTGTATCAAGGTTTAGTCTGAATATGTGACTTAAGTAATTATTTTCTCCCCAACAACCAGTTTAGCTTCAGATCACCTTCTAGCATCTGTACAACAGGCATAATGCAAATACCAACTACTTCTATTCAACTCATTATACTTATATCTAATACAGACAACTCCCAACTCCTAACTGAAGATTAGCAGCAGTTGCAGAATACAACAGTTTCAGTAAACTCCTAACTGAAGATTAGCAGCAGTTACAGAATACAACAGTTTCAGCAAACTCCTAACTGAAGATTAGCATTGTCTTCCACCACAAGCTCATcagtgctccattaaaataaatcccaaaaGATGATGTCAATGCAGCAAATAATACCGACCAGTACATATCTTGCAAAATTCATTTTCTGCTGAATGACTGAAACTTGAAACGGCAGCGCTCACATCTAAGAGAAACCAGTAACATTCAAATGCACTTGGCGGTTCAAATGCATTACAAACCAATTCCATTGCATAACTGTTCACAGAGGTTCCCAAGTTGACATCTTAGTGAAATGCACTTGGCAACGCTGAAGTAGCAGCCACAATAAGAAGGCGATCATTACAGACCAACGCCAATGTATAATTTCTTCACACAGGTTCTGAAATTTAGAACTACAAGGGACAGGTTCCTCCTGTCTGGAGAATGAATCAAGTTTAACTATGCTAACAGACACAAGAGGCGCTTCCTAAACCTATATATCAATGAAAAATGCAGTTCTGAATTCTCATGTCATAGTGTCCGAGGCGGCGATACTTCTGAAGAGGTGGACCGTCGACGGTCAGGAGTCTACTCTGCATCGACATTCGGGTACCGCAGGTCTGCGTGGGCTGAATAAGAACAGAAAGTGAGGAAGTTAGGCATCATGTCACAGGTAGTACAACAGTTTGAGAAGATCGATAATTTAAATATCACTGTTTTGCAGAATCAATGAATAACTGTAGGATTGTgcacaaaaaaactgaaaaaaaacaaTATAATGTGCAAAAAACCTGAAAGACAGATTTCATGAAATACTGTAGGATTAACCTGAATTTGGTGCACATGTTGTTCAAAGAATTTATAGTATGCTAAACCAAACAGAATTTACAGTACAAATAACTTGACTGAGTTGGGTATCTAAGTTCCAAAGTTTCTACAAGCGACAAATAGTGCCGAATGGGAAAACTGAATTATTTGTATCAAGGACAGTACTATGAAACCAATAACTTCAGTGTCAGGGTTTAATGTGAATATGTTATGATTTATCCCGAAACAAACTGGATTTAGATTACCTTCTAGCATTTCTACTGTAGGCATAATGCAAATACTAACTATTTCCATTCAACTCCCTACTTATAGCTAATACTGCAACAGTCCACACAACTCCCCATTCCTAACTGAAGATTATCAGCAGTTGCAGAATACAACAGTTCCAGTAAACTGTTCTTCAGACAGTTTCATTGCACAAGACCGACTGTTATGATTTCCCCAAACAAACTAGATTCAGATTACCTTCTAGCATCTTTACTGCAGGCATAATGCAAATACCATCTGTTTCCATTCAACTCCTTCTACTTATATCTAATACTACAACAGTCCACACAACTCCCCATTCCTAACTGAAGCAGATTGGCAGCAGTTGCAGAATACAACAGTTTCAGTAAACTGAAGATTAAAATACGAAGTAGGAAGTTAGGAATGGCGCGTCTCACCTGGCGTCCCGGCCATGACGACGATGATGTCGACGGTCTCGTCGCTGTGGGGCAGATCGACGACCAGTGGGGTAGGGCGCCCGTGCGTACCCGCTCGGACGCACATGACGAGGTTGGAGGCGTCCATGGCGGCATCCAGCCGGCGGGCCAGCTTCTTCCTCAGGTGGAACGCGGACCTGCCCCTGAATAGGACTGAGGCCCAGGCGAAGTTGGCGTTGGGCTCGGCGGCGCCGGCCTGCTCGTACTGGATCACCCGCCACGGCAACAGGAAGGCGAGGCTTCTGGGGAGGCGGAGCTGCAGTTGAGTCCCAAAGAACCATCAAATACGAAGCAGCTCGAGAACACAAATCCCCAATTGTAACGACATCCAAGAACCGAATTCGGGAAGACTCAAGAATTTGGAAAGAACCCCAGTCGATACCCAAACTAACGACACCCCGTGGTTGTATTCTGACGCAAACTAACGACACCCAAGAACCCAATTCGCCCAATCGATAGTTCCGCTGAAAGCAGTTCGAGAAGTATGAAGAAGCGGGCATGGCGGACTCACCCCAGTCGGAGCTGCAAGGTGAGGCGTGTCCTCCCTTGCGGGGATCTGCTCCACGACCCAGTGCATCATCGGGCCGACGCTGTTGAAGGCGTCGACGCTGAGGTACCTCCCGTTGGCGCGGAGGCGCCCGGCGACCTGGCGGAGCAGGATATCGTCCCCCGAGCCGATCCTGACGGCCTGCCACCTGATGGCCATCTCCTCCCAGGGCTCGTAGTCGCGCTGCTCGACGCGGCGCCCGCTGTGGCCTCGCGGCGCCGGCGCGTCCGTGGCGCCGAGGTAGCGGCCGTAGGCGGCGCTGTGGAGGAGCACGTACTGGACATTGCCATCTCCCTGGTAGATGTGCACCGCCCAAGCCGAGTTCATGGACGCGCGGCGCCGGCTGAGGGAGACGCCAAGCCCGTCGTCGTCGGCGTGCAGGTACGTGCCGCGGTCGCGGCTCCGCAGCCGCACGTGGTGGCCGTCCTCGAACTGCTCCATCGGTCGCCGGTGACGCTGGAGAACAGAGGCGCTCGGTGGAGAGAGAAACCGAGCGGGGAAGGAGAGGTGGGGATGGTGGGTTCTGCTCCGGCGACGgggagaaggggaggagagaagGCTGTTGGTTGGGACGGTTACGATCGGGCGCCAAGGCGGGGTATTTCAAGGTGGCTGACGCCCTCGCTGTGCTCGCATAGTGGGCTTGAGGGCCCAGCCCACACTCCAGAGCGCTGCCTCCTGCAGAGGCCCACATGATTTGTTTCCCCCCAAAAAATACTTGATTTGTTTCCTTTTGCCCTGGTTCCTCAACACACCTGCAGCGCAAAATCCCTATTCTACGTTCACCGCGTCGAGTTAGTCGTTGTAAAGTATGAGAGGCTACTGGATTGGTGTGCGGTCCGTCGCATGTTTGGTCATGTGTACAAAGAGCATGGTGATGGCTTATATCCCCcctcggcgcttgttttcaagAATCTTCGCGCGAGGTGGAGCATGAGGACTGGTCGGCCTCCAATGGCCGGGTCGTGGTGGTTCTGGGAGACGGGGTGGTCGTTCAGGCTGAGCTGGTCGGCCTGATGATAATGA
It contains:
- the LOC119338515 gene encoding uncharacterized protein LOC119338515, which gives rise to MEQFEDGHHVRLRSRDRGTYLHADDDGLGVSLSRRRASMNSAWAVHIYQGDGNVQYVLLHSAAYGRYLGATDAPAPRGHSGRRVEQRDYEPWEEMAIRWQAVRIGSGDDILLRQVAGRLRANGRYLSVDAFNSVGPMMHWVVEQIPAREDTPHLAAPTGLRLPRSLAFLLPWRVIQYEQAGAAEPNANFAWASVLFRGRSAFHLRKKLARRLDAAMDASNLVMCVRAGTHGRPTPLVVDLPHSDETVDIIVVMAGTPAHADLRYPNVDAE